Genomic segment of Bos taurus isolate L1 Dominette 01449 registration number 42190680 breed Hereford chromosome X, ARS-UCD2.0, whole genome shotgun sequence:
cttgtAACTTATACCCCCCTCccatttcccctttgataaccataagctTGTGTGGGTCTctctctgttttgtatataagttaatttgtatttttttttaagattccacatataatcaaTACCCTTTTTAATTGAGTATCTATAGGATTTTAAGAACCTTAAAGATACTTAAGATGTAAAAGCATATGACACATATGTTTTGGAATATGAGGAGGGAAAATAATAAAGCCAAGGACAGAAGGAGCAGCATATTGAACATAGAGCCTGAGGACTCTAAACATGTTGGAAGATGGCACTATAAGTGTCCCAGTGGCTAGACAATGAGGAAAGCATAATCAGTAAAATCGACAAAGTTGCCTGTATTCCATGATGGATGTAAATTCATCTTTCCTTCATGGCCTGGGTCTTAAAAGAGGCCAACCTCTTGGCAATGAATTGATAATGCTTTATTGATAGTCGGCACCCAGGGCTGAATCTGAGTGACTTCTGATCCAAGTGCAGGAACTGGCTTTCTTCATCCCAGCCCCTTGTCCTGGCTGCTTTCTTGCCAAAGTGCTAGAGTGCCTTTAGTGATTTCTGAGGCAGTGGAACATGGCAGTCCTTCTGTCAAATTATTTGTTGAATCAAATGCATACATAAGTAACCACTCCTCAAATTAGCACTCCCATCCCTTTTTAATCACAGCCATTGACATTTGAACTGCCTAGCAAACGTGATGAATTACACTCGAACCTCTTAAACAGTTGTCTACTCTGTCACATGTGCCTGACTTCTCGCTCTGCAGAGGGTAGCCTTTCATAAGCCATTTTGTGTATTTGCAGAATATTGGTACTACTGCTTCTAAAGCCAGACTGGACTTTCCCAATTATAAGTAAAAACAGGGTTGTCTGGGATCTGCAGTAGTGTTCAATCACAgtaatatttattacatattgGAAGCTGTCAGATCTCCCAGTTTGAGATAATTAATATTTACATTGATCTGGTTCTAagtacagagaaggcgatggcaaccctctccagtacccttgcctggcaaatcccatggatggacgagcctggtaggctgcagtatgTATTTTCTAAGGTGTAGAAGTCAGGATTCAAAACTCTTAATTTCCCCAAGATGCACAGATGTCTCCTAGgcttttctaatttaattcctaTGCTAATTGTTAATCTCTGAAACAAATTTGATTAAGAATCACATGAAGTTCACTTTAATGTCATTATGTGCTTCAGGCACTCAGAAAACTGTTCAGATTTCAGTGGTGGAGATAGAAAACCTGACAGGAGGGAATTAGCCACTTAAAGGCTACACCTTACCCTTTAGCACTCGAGTATTAATATACACTGATTTCTACTATAATTTCTCTTGTGTTTGTTTTACCTCTCTAGGTGGTTAGCTCCTTAATTGTATTGACTGTGTTTAAATGTATTTCTTCAGTAGCCTCTAAAGCACATAGCAGTTAGCCACACTTTCAGATACTTGCTCATGTTTCAAGCCTTTATAGTTTCAAACTAATGTGAACATTCATTTACACTTGTATTTTCACTACATTTGTTCACTTTCCCCCAGTTTACATTTactatgtgtgtgtgaatttagAACAGGTAACAAGAAGTGTGGGCTGTGTTTAAGATAAATTTACAGAAGACCATGTCAGTCCTCTTGGAAATACTCTATTTGAAAGCtgcttatatttaaaaagaatgtgaatCATTCTCTTTAGTCTAAATCTTAAAAGATGTGGTCAATTTAACTTACCAGTTTTCCACATTAACCATAGCAAAACATCTGATGGAGGTTACAGAATAAGTCGAGTTTATTTCTTAAGGCTTGGAGGTTTTCAGATTCTACCCTATAATTAAGTGAAGTAGGAGAAATAGGACTCCTTCAGTATCTGATTTCCAGAGTTTCAAAACCCAAGTACCTGTTTGCTCAGCATCACATTGTTTAGGGGTTTCGTCTCATAGATGCTTAAATTCTCATGGGTTTTAGGCTATTGcttttgtttaacttttttcttAGGTACCTTCTGGTACATGCTGGCACTTTGAGCATCTCTGAACCCTTGAACAGGAGGGGGAAATTTTAAGTCTGTTTTAAATAGGTTGTAAAAGGTGCAGCTGCAAATTAAACTTTACCTTGAGGtgtttcctgccatatcagtaaatcACAAGAGGTAGCTATTGGGGAAATGGCCACAAACCTCACACCACTGGACTGACCAGATGTCTGCCCTGGACTTGTTCTTTTCTAGTTTCGGGGCTCGGTTTGGACTTTCACAGTCAGAGATGGAGGCAAAGGTAAGATTTTTCGTTTTAACtcatgagaggaaaaaaaaaaaaggtacattttcactttaaaagtcTTAGTGTCTCATTGCATGATGGAGTAGAACAAAGGGATACATCAGAAAGCTATAAGTAAAGCACCATGGGATGCGTGGCTAGTCAGCTTCTGTCCCAGGCACTGAGGGCCCGCAGGTGTTTAGGGGCCAGAGAGGGAGGGACCAGAGAACATCATCCTCAGTAATCCCCATGCTTCTTGGCAGGCATTTCTAACTTGGAATTGGTCACTTCATTGCAGCAGGTTGAAAGGTCCAGGATGATAGGCAGTGGCTCCTCATTGCTCCCTGCATGTCATctaaaaatgattattattaGCCTCTGTCCCTAGTTTTatcagggagaaggaaatggcaacccactccagtatttttgcctggagaatcctgtggacagaggagcctggtgggctgctgtccatggggtcatatagagtcggacatgactgaagcgacttagcatgcatacatgcattggagaaggcagtggcaacccactccagtgttcttgcctggagaatcccagggacagaggagctgggtgggctgccgtctcgggtcgcacagagtcggacgcgactgaagcaacttagcagcagcagcagctagtttATCATGGGCTGCCACCTCAGTCATTGTTCAGTGCCTACGTCATGTGCAAGTACTTCAGAACAAGCGTGCACTCATGGGCGTGGACCTGTCTTATATCCTCTTTGGCCCCCAGGCATCCTAATGAGGAGGAGGTATTTAGTAGATAACACAGTACAAAGGTTAGTTGATTGACTGTTTGAAGGTTTCTTTTGAGGCTGAACCCATGTGGTGTCTAGCCTGCAGTCTCTGTGTTTTGCAGTCGGAATCCACACAGGCTTCCGAGTCTTGGTCCTCTCATCCAGTCTATGCAAGGTACTGGCAGCATTACCATCAAGCCATGGCGTGGATGCGCAGCCACCAGAGTGCCTATCAGAAGGCGGTGGAATCAGTCGTCACTTCCCCGTGGTACTACCCAGCCACTGATCTTGCCCAGAGCCCTGCCGCCAAGGGTGGCACAAGTCCTAAGTCCCGCTCCAAGTCTCCCTCGGCTTCCGGGGATGCCTGCCGCAGGCGTTCACGTCCCGGCAAGCCGGGACCACAACGACGCAGCACAGAAAAGCCAGCCCGGTTCGCAGAGGACAACGATAGCGAGTCTGACGACTGCGGCATAGTGTGCGACCTGAGCAACATGGTGATCACCGATGAACTGCGCCAGTACTTCGCGGAGACCGAGCAGCACCGGGAGGAGCTCCGTAAGTACAGCCCGCCCCGCCCTGGGCCTGTCTTCCTGCCCTCATGTACAAACTTCTAACCCCTTACTTGGGTCCAGGTAATAGTCAAACCGAATCCTAAGCCTGGAAAAAGCACTTGTGATGTGGTACCTCACTTACATTAGTTTTCCAGAGTTGTTTCAAtataggacttaaaaaaaaaaaatccttgttgtagtggtggtggtggtttagtggctggctcagtcatgtctgactctgcaagcccatggactgactgtagcctgccaggctcctctgtccatgggattcttcaggcaagaatactggagtgggttgccattctcttctccaggggatcttctccacccagggatcaaacctgcatctccagtgtCTTCTGggtcagcaggcagattctttaccactgagccactggggaagccccttttaaATTCTAGAACAAAACTTATCCTAATAGCACCTCTATCACTGAATTTTAGGCAGTACACTGGGTGGAATATATTTGCATGcgcgtgtgtatgtatgtattcccTAACCTACACAACAATCCTTTAGGGCTTTAAGCCCATttcacacatgaggaaactgGACTTTTCTCACGTGTGAAACCTCAGGAGGTTTCTGGACTTGTTCTATGAGACCAACTAGTAATTTGCTATTAGGATTCAAACCAAGGTCTGTCCAATCTCTGTGCTTATTCATCTAGCACAAGCTTAGGAAGGAGATTTTGTCCCTGAGATCATTCGGTTCCTAAAGTACTGTTGCCAGCTCACTGgtacacaactgagagactgccCTGGTGCTGCAAAGCCACCAAGTCTTAAATCTCAAGCTCCCTTCAGAATGGAGACCAGTGAGAACCTAAACAGAGCAACAAAATGCCTGGTACTTACCCTCTCTTGTTTGATCCTTCATTGTGGCTGTCTTACCCTAGGGTTGGAGAATTGTGATAATGGTCTTACATCTTCAGTCAGAAAgtaggaattttctttttttaattccttagTAACTTGCCACAAAAAACTAAAGTTGTTCTTTGTACTTTCCTTACTATTAAGAGTCACCAGCCCATTTGCATTTTAAGTGTCTCTAACAGACATACAAATGCTTTTCTCCCTATTACAACCAGTGTGtgtgctttgttgctcagttgtgtcagactctctgtgaccccatggactgtagcctcccaggcacctctgtccatggggattctccaggcaagaatactggagtgggttgccgtgccctcctccagtggatcttcccaacccagggatcgaacccaggtctcctgcgttgtatgctgatactttaccatctgaaccaccagggaagcccattacaaccagttcagttcagttgagttcagtcgctcagtcgtgtccgactccttgcgaccccatgaatcgcagcacgccaggcctccctgtccatcaccatctcccggagttcactcaaactcatgtccatcgagtcggtgatgccatccagttacctcaacttctgtcgtccccttttcctcctgcccccaatccctcccagcatcagagtcttttccaatgagtcaactcttcacacgaggtggtcaaagtactggagtttcagctttagcagcattccttccaaaaaacacctaggactgatctcctttagaatggactgggtggatctccttgcagtccaagggactctaaagagtcttctccaacaccacagttcaaaagcatcaattcttcggtaggCAGTCTCAATATTGTTTTTATTGCATTCtaatcatatatattttacttagaaTTTTCTAGTAAACAGAGGCATAGAAACCAGGGGATGTGTGATTTCATTTACATCTTGATTGATCTGTATGTTCCTACTTACAGGTGGGTGAGCATTTATTGATGCCCCCTGAGTGCaaggagagaaggcaatggcacccaactccaatactcttgcctggaaaatcccatggatggaggagcctggtgggctgcagtccatggggtagctaagagtcggacacgactgagcgacttcactttcacttttcactttcattcactggagaaggaaatggcaacccactctggtgttcttgcctggagaatcccagggacgggggagcctggtgggctgctgtctatggggtcacacagagtcggacacgagtgcaAGGAACTGAGCAGTGGGCTGTGTGTAAAGCCTCGTGGCCTTTAGTATCTGCCTGTGGTTCTCACTACTCATTCAGTTGTTTTACTTCCCTTCTTTTGATTAAACTGTTGGCTTCTTTTTTGCATATCAGAAAGTACATCCAAACAAGTctttttaaaactactttctATTACACACAGAATACATGTCTTTCCATGATCTTCAGAAAgaaattttaccttttttcaAAATACACTGGAAATAACCATGGGTctaatttaaaagtatataaacgGATGAGGGAGGGTCGTCATTGGAGCACGTCCATTTGTGTTTGGAATGCTGTTACAagcttttggaaaagaaaatatgaggAAGCCAGTGCTTATTTCTCTTGTCCTTACCCAAGGCAGAAGACCATGTTCTTCCTGCCAGAAAGAGCACTTCTTTTGTGACAGAAGTTGTAATTAAGGATGGGAGCAAACCCCAGCCATAAAAGGCCATTTTGAATGACCTGCTAATTTAAAATAAACCTGAAATATCTATACCCAAGTGAGGAGTTAGAAGTTTCTGAGTGAGTGTAGGAGACAAGGGCATCTGCCCTGGAAGCATTGTCAGGTTCCTGGGAGACATGAGAGTTGTCTGGTGAGGGTGAGAATAGGCTTTGGTGTCAGAATTGAATCTTCTCACGAAAGACATGGTCTGTCTGAGAAGCAGCTGCTGGGGCCTGATGCTGCCCCTCCAAAAATAACAGGCATGGCTTCACCAGCGCCAGGTTTTCCAGCAGCTCTTTCAGTGGTGTACAGGATCAATATGTGTTCCTCGGAGCAGTCATGAATGATGGCACTCAGATGTAAGTAATTGGAATGCCCACAGTGCTTTCCAATCCATTACCTCTGCTAGAAATGCTCACGGAGGTTCGGCTACACACACAGCTGGTAGATGTTTGAATAAAGACATGAGGGACCTGCATCGTGTGAATATTTGGTTGAAGTTGTTTTGCTCTTCGAGCCACTAGAAGCTATTTATTCAATCAGGGCAAACCCAGCCCATCACATGAATCATTTAGAGAACATAGATTGTATCAGATATTACTAGCAAGGGAAAACGTAGATAAACTTGAAAGATTTAGCTTCTTCCGGATTACTCACCTGCACAAGAACTTACACATTTTACAGTTTAGTGTCATCTGAGTCTTATTTAATGTTTTCTTGGGATAAAATCCTTTAGCGTGGACAGCGTGTTCTTGTTTGTGATTACTGTTCTAGAGAATCTCTAATTTCACATATTTCCatgataaatgtttttaattaactATGATAAAGAACTCCTCTTGTGCAGGGGTAACAGGCATGCTTTTGATGGTTCTATATCACATTTCCTTAATggttatttctgttatttaaaactTCACTGGTAATATTACTTAAGGGAAATTAGATGGTTGTGAAGTTTTAAAAGGTTGACTTGTGTTGTCAG
This window contains:
- the GEMIN8 gene encoding gem-associated protein 8 translates to MEAKSESTQASESWSSHPVYARYWQHYHQAMAWMRSHQSAYQKAVESVVTSPWYYPATDLAQSPAAKGGTSPKSRSKSPSASGDACRRRSRPGKPGPQRRSTEKPARFAEDNDSESDDCGIVCDLSNMVITDELRQYFAETEQHREELRRQHQLDAARLKDYVNADHGLYCDKRGRSTLPPTERPGERRQAEMKRLYGASAAKIQAMETAMQLSFDKHCDRKQPKYWPVIPLKF